One window of Pieris napi chromosome 1, ilPieNapi1.2, whole genome shotgun sequence genomic DNA carries:
- the LOC125054681 gene encoding sialic acid synthase, which yields MGEVKITGDIKIGGDNPCFIIAEVGQNHQGDIEIAKKLIKAAKEAGASCVKFQKTCLKEKFTNKYLERPYDNSNSWGKTYGDHKRHLEFSEAQYRELFKYSQEVGIPFTASAMDMVSFDFLVNLKVPFIKIGSGDSNNLLFLKYAASKMVPLIISTGMVDKSAVKTIYDIVSANHKRFCLLHCISAYPVPFEDCNLTVLQDYKNTFDVPVGYSGQELGTAVALAAVALGAKVLEKHITLDKTMKGTDHVCSLTPAEFKQLIKDVRVIEASLGTPIKKVVTSEIPCIDKLQKSLVMGCTKNRGEILYPGDVKIKVAEPKGLNALHFDEVIYKTLVYDKKEDEPLNEGDFC from the exons ATGGGAGAAGTAAAAATAACAGGGGACATAAAAATCGGAGGTGACAATCCGTGCTTTATCATCGCAGAAGTTGGCCAAAATCACCAAGGTGACATTGAGATAGcgaaaaaactaataaaagcCGCCAAG gAAGCTGGTGCCAGTTGTGTGAAATTCCAAAAAACATGCCTCAAAGAGAAATTCACGAACAAGTATTTAGAGCGTCCATACGACAATTCAAACTCCTGGGGCAAAACATACGGAGATCATAAAAGGCATTTGGAATTTTCCGAAGCTCAGTATAGAGAACTGTTTAAATATTCCCAAGAAGTCGGAATTCCCTTTACAGCGTCTGCTATGGATATG GTATCCTTTGACTTCTTGGTAAACCTTAAGGTACCCTTCATAAAAATCGGTTCCGGTGACTCCAATAACTTGCTGTTTCTAAAGTATGCAGCTAGTAAGATGGTACCGCTCATTATATCGACTGGGATGGTCGACAAATCAGCTGTGAAAACAATATATGACATAGTATCGGCAAATCATAAACGTTTTTGCCTCTTGCATTGCATATCGGCGTACCCTGTGCCATTTGAAGACTGTAATTTGACTGTGCTGCAAGATTACAAGAACACTTTTGACGTACCCGTCGGATATTCTGGTCAAGAGCTGGGTACTGCAGTTGCGTTAGCAGCGGTTGCTTTGGGTGCTAAG GTGTTAGAAAAACACATCACATTAGATAAGACTATGAAAGGTACTGATCATGTCTGCTCCTTGACACCAGCCGAGTTTAAACAACTTATTAAAGACGTCCGAGTCATAGAGGCATCGCTCGGTACACCGATTAAGAAAGTTGTCACATCTG agaTACCGTGCATTGATAAACTGCAAAAATCTCTTGTAATGGGTTGTACGAAGAATAGAGGAGAAATATTATACCCCGGTGACGTCAAGATTAAAGTTGCTGAACCAAAAGGATTGAATGCCTTGCATTTTGACGAAGTGATTTACAAGACTCTCGTTTATGATAAGAAAGAAGACGAGCCGTTGAACGAAGGAGacttttgttaa
- the LOC125054691 gene encoding hydroxymethylglutaryl-CoA lyase, mitochondrial, translating to MQCTYRHVLKKIKTSKRTITTIVPEIRIYEVGPRDGLQNETKFVPTEVKVELIHKLASSGLKNIESASFVSPKWIKQMSDGVHVMTNIKKIPDVNYPVLVPNLKGYEIAKKCNVEEIAIFPAGSEAFSQKNLNCSVKEGLDRFRAVAEQAVKDGVRVRGYVSCVVGCPYEGPISPTAIAKVTEEVLSMGCYEVSLGDTIGVGTAGSVRRLMKEVLQVAKPENLALHFHDTYGQGLSNLLAGLEFGIKTVDSSVSGLGGCPYARGASGNLATEDLVYFLYGLGVNTNVDLVKLVEAGRYISNFLAKPTESKVNRALGDRFSDHLDIVKIAACKT from the exons ATGCAGTGTACTTACAGgcatgtattaaaaaaaattaaaacttccaAGCGAACCATT acCACCATCGTGCCTGAAATACGAATATATGAGGTTGGACCCAGAGATGGGCTTCAAAATGAAACGAAATTTGTACCAACAGAAGTCAAAGTTGagttaatacataaattggCATCTTCtggtttgaaaaatattgaatcAGCAAG ttttgttagcCCAAAATGGATAAAACAGATGAGTGATGGTGTACATGTTatgacaaatattaaaaaaataccagatGTCAATTACCCTGTGCTAGTTCCTAATTTAAAAGGATATGAAATTGCT AAAAAATGCAATGTTGAAGAAATAGCAATTTTCCCAGCTGGGTCTGAGGCTTTCTCTCAAAAGAATCTCAACTGTTCAGTCAAGGAAGGACTAGACAGATTCAGGGCAGTAGCTGAACAGGCTGTGAAAGATGGTGTTCGGGTCAGAGGCTATGTCTCATGTGTAGTAGGATGCCCTTATGAGGGTCCAATCAGTCCTACTGCTATAGCAAAG GTAACAGAAGAGGTTTTATCCATGGGATGCTATGAAGTGTCTTTAGGAGATACCATTGGTGTGGGAACAGCAGGGTCAGTCCGGCGACTCATGAAAGAGGTCCTTCAGGTTGCGAAACCCGAAAACCTGGCTCTCCACTTTCATGATACCTATGGGCAGGGCCTATCAAATTTACTAGCAGGACTTGAG TTTGGCATCAAAACTGTGGATTCCTCGGTCTCAGGTTTGGGTGGATGTCCGTACGCCCGGGGAGCCAGTGGTAACCTTGCAACTGAAGATCTAGTCTACTTCTTATACGGTTTAGGGGTCAATACGAATGTCGACCTTGTGAAATTGGTCGAAGCTGGCCGATATATTTCTAACTTCCTTGCGAAGCCTACAGAATCGAAAGTCAATCGAGCTTTAGGAGACCGATTCAGTGATCATTTGGATATCGTCAAAATTGCTGCTTGTAAAacataa
- the LOC125054669 gene encoding rab11 family-interacting protein 1 encodes MWDPTHVQVTVQRARNLLIKGKNGTNNCFVTISLGKEKFQTSVKHKATENVEWIEECELHIPSQGNTAEIVLKVFTEDYLKDHLLGQISIPLKDLDVNERARNRWYPLRGKPGKESDKNRGELEVKVAFLVKEGSLSDLSKKDKHKSSLGSLAHNVGGSLMSIGSIEKRKSLHKFATKLGSKMNLTKKDKKSESSSLGGSIGNLRKSSISPPDTSTPKKPVGEADPGVISEDEDEFAFDDLSHKSSGSSLNVQTSYMPRIAKYSPSPVNASLENLGGGEFLRRSTSSNLVVTEKTAPSKPVRLSLDTFNSPQLPIQHIGDDEWSQKLVPRKSMSQLAIDREKSSSLERNKKLDSPSSLKEKPSPKFFKKFGNNNKPKKLLEERIIVGEENIVEEDSINPAYNNIPRTVLQQCDGMSREDLILMIFNLQKDVESEKKKNKDLENYLDDLLLRVMETTPRILQNPYVRNKSMHLRNK; translated from the coding sequence ATGTGGGATCCAACGCACGTTCAAGTAACTGTACAAAGAGCTCGCAATTTACTTATCAAAGGAAAAAACGGTACTAATAACTGTTTTGTTACTATTTCACTCGGCAAAGAAAAATTTCAAACTTCCGTGAAACACAAAGCTACGGAAAATGTTGAGTGGATTGAGGAATGTGAATTACATATACCCTCGCAGGGAAATACAGCCGAGATTGTTTTGAAAGTCTTTACTGAAGACTACCTCAAAGACCACTTACTGGGTCAAATTTCGATTCCGTTAAAAGACCTAGATGTGAATGAACGCGCTAGGAATCGCTGGTATCCGCTGCGCGGTAAACCAGGGAAGGAATCtgataaaaataggggtgaaCTGGAAGTGAAAGTAGCATTTTTAGTAAAAGAAGGCAGTTTGTCAGATCTTTCAAAAAAAGACAAACATAAATCTTCCCTGGGTAGTTTGGCTCACAATGTGGGAGGCAGTCTTATGAGTATTGGAAGTATTGAAAAACGTAAAAGCCTTCATAAGTTTGCTACAAAACTTGGATCTAAAAtgaatttaactaaaaaagataaaaagagTGAATCATCATCACTTGGTGGAAGTATCGGTAACCTTAGAAAGTCCTCCATTTCTCCTCCAGATACTTCTACTCCAAAGAAACCAGTAGGTGAAGCTGATCCAGGTGTAATAAGTGAAGATGAAGATGAATTTGCTTTTGATGATTTATCTCATAAAAGCTCAGGTAGTTCACTGAATGTACAAACATCATATATGCCCCGTATAGCGAAATATTCGCCATCTCCTGTAAATGCTTCCTTAGAAAATTTAGGAGGAGGTGAGTTTTTGAGAAGATCAACTAGTAGCAATTTAGTTGTAACAGAAAAGACAGCACCCTCTAAACCAGTTCGCTTAAGTCTTGATACATTTAATTCTCCCCAGCTTCCAATACagcatataggtgatgatgaATGGTCACAGAAACTAGTGCCCAGAAAGTCAATGAGTCAATTAGCTATAGATAGAGAAAAGTCTTCCAGTCttgaaagaaacaaaaaattagACAGTCCAAGTTCACTTAAAGAAAAACCGAGcccaaaattctttaaaaaatttggtAATAACAACAAGCctaaaaaattacttgaagAACGTATCATTGTTGGAGAAGAAAATATTGTGGAAGAAGATTCAATTAATCCAGCATATAACAACATTCCAAGGACAGTGCTACAACAATGTGATGGCATGTCACGTGAAGACctaattttaatgatttttaacCTTCAAAAGGATGTAGAatctgaaaagaaaaaaaataaggacCTTGAGAACTATTTGGATGATTTACTTCTTCGAGTAATGGAAACTACACCtagaattttacaaaatccATATGTCAGAAATAAGAGCATgcatttaagaaataaataa
- the LOC125051910 gene encoding uncharacterized protein LOC125051910, with product MLSLVVGLLAIQCIPQISYSLKFNADLDRILKILQKQKNVETINHSDEDLHTDHTHNRHHKHLFHDDKGNSISTDTSEIKHPGLNKIDKLLQQKQSKPYEVDSKNLQDYSKVYLVLDPQAKINAADVKRIGEMVSSLISSQAKLETKPPRKKLARYKGFVLMDDFLARRRNRDSNEKFSKDSIERDYKPKRARSDYAGGARTSIPYIGHRGDIYEKE from the exons ATGTTAAGCTTAGTAGTAGGATTACTTG CAATACAATGTATACCACAAATATCCTACAGTCTGAAGTTTAATGCCGATTTGGATCGCATTCTTAAAATcctacaaaaacaaaagaatgttGAAACTATCAACCACAGTGACGAAGATTTACATACCGATCACACACATAACAGACATCACAAACATTTATTCCATGATGATAAAGGAAATTCTATCTCGACCGATACTAGTGAAATTAAACATCCAggactaaataaaatagataaattacTACAACAAAAACAAAGTAAACCATACGAAGTAGATTCTAAAAATCTTCAAGACTATTCAAAAGTATATTTGGTTCTGGACCCGCAAGCTAAAATTAACGCAGCAGATGTGAAACGGATAGGTGAAAT GGTGTCATCTTTAATATCAAGTCAGGCTAAACTAGAAACAAAGCCTCCACGGAAAAAGCTGGCTCGTTACAAAGGGTTTGTTTTAATGGATGACTTTCTTGCAAGAAGAAGGAACAGGGATTCCAATGAAA AATTTTCAAAGGATTCAATTGAACGTGATTACAAGCCAAAAAGGGCGAGAAGTGATTACGCGGGTGGTGCAAGAACCTCTATACCATATATAGGTCACCGTGGTGACATCTATGAAAAGGAGTGA
- the LOC125053953 gene encoding uncharacterized protein LOC125053953: MVNLKPEISDGLANSHRNHRNFGYRFGRNREEKKQVPNGLLQLDALAQRSVVLMEKHGSTSNNNYHVAMDLLRLQYNLNFIVLCEQCNGPHAVDEILAPER; encoded by the exons ATGGTGAATTTAAAACCGGAAATTTCTGATGGTCTTGCTAATTCACATCGTAATCATCGCAATTTTGGTTATAGATTTGGTAGGAATCGTGAAGAGAAAAAACAAGTACCCAACGGTCTTTTACAATTAGATGCCTTGGCACAAAGATCAGTGGTTTTAATGGAAAAGCACGGATCGACTTCAAACAACAATTACCATGTCGCGATGGATCTTTTGCGTTTGCAATACAACCTG AATTTTATCGTTCTCTGTGAACAGTGCAACGGACCGCACGCAGTTGACGAAATATTAGCTCCAGAACGTTAA
- the LOC125054696 gene encoding protein KRTCAP2 homolog, with product MAVNSATSFIISSILTLLLFSGMQMYKPILVKSPITIIFGGYLGSLMFMFFVTAVGNLEATLFGKNFQLKLPEIIISMAISLIAAGMVHRVCFTTCLIFSLITIYYMNKLSQKTYSAAAPSPALVKSRRHK from the exons ATGG ctGTTAACAGTGCCACATCGTTTATAATATCCTCAATATTGACACTCCTGCTATTTTCTGGAATGCAGATGTATAAACCAATCCTCGTAAAATCACcaattactattatatttgGGGGTTATCTTGGATCATTGATGTTCATGTTTTTCGTGACT GCAGTTGGTAACTTAGAGGCCACATTGTTTGGTAAAAACTTCCAGTTAAAATTGccagaaattattatttccatGGCCATATCACTAATTGCAGCTGGAATGGTTCATAGAGTTTGTTTCACTACTTG cttGATATTTTCCCTTATCACAATTTATTACATGAACAAGCTATCCCAGAAAACTTACAGTGCTGCTGCACCAAGTCCTGCTCTAGTGAAGAGTCGTCGTCACAAATAG